CATCCGCCGGTTGAGGGGCACGGAGTGCCGTCTCGAAACCTCGACCCGCGAGTGTTGCCGCGGGTTGAGGTGGTGCGCTCTGGCGCGCCAGTCTCGAAACTCGCCGCGGGTGGGAGGAAACCTCTACGCCGTGCGGGTCTCTCCGCTGTCGGAGGAGAACTCGGGCCACTTTCCGAGATCCTCTTCGAGGCGCTCAGCGTCTACCGCCGCGCTTTCGGCGCTGGTCAGCTCGCGTGCGAGCGCGTCGTAGTTCGTGTCGGGGCTGAAGTACTTCAGCTCCCGTGCCACCTTGGTGTGTTTTGCTTTCTGACGGCCGCGCCCCATGGGCTTGACCCCCTTACGATTCCCGCCCGGTTTTCTCGACTCTTTGTGTGCGAATCACTGCCCGGGATTGACCAACATGGATCTTCCAAAACTAACTACTCACTTTAGCATGTCGTGGGGTACAAGCCGGGTGCGGGCATCCTCTTGATGCCTTGTTCAGCATGGACGGGTAACGTAATCGCGTGACCTCTGACCGCAGCCATGTATCCGTAGTCGTGATCGGCGCTGGGCAGGCTGGCCTTTCGGTGTCGTATTACCTGCAGCGGCTGGGCCTCGAGGCGGGCAGCGGGTTTGTCGTGCTTGACCGCGGCCCCGGCTCGGGTGGCGCCTGGCAGTCGCGGTGGGAGGCCCTGCGCATCGGCGTCGCGCACCGCATCAACGACCTGCCGGGTATGGATGAGCTGGGTCTCAGTTTCGAGACGGCCGACCGTTCCGCCCCGGCGAGGGATGTCGTCGCCGACTATTACGAACAGTATGAGCGTCACTACAACATCCCGGTCGTGCGCCCCATCTCGGTGCGGCGCGTGTTCAACGACGGCGTCGCGCTCGTCGTCGAATACGCGGATGGCGCCGACAACCTCCACCAGGTGGAGACGGATGCTGTGGTGAATGCGACGGGAACGTGGGGTTCGCCGTTCGTGCCCTGGTATGCGGGCATGAACAGGTTCGAGGGCGAGCAGCTCAACACGACCGAGTACGTGTCTGCGCAGGACTATGAGGGCAGAAGGGTCCTCGTTGTCGGCGGGGGGACATCCGCGATCGGTTTTCTGATGGAGCTGGAGAATGTGGCATCCGAGCTGGCGTGGGCCAGTCGGCGCCCGATCGAGTTCCTCGATGAGGGCGAGCTGAATCTGGAGGACGGCCGTCGCGCGGTGGCTGCACAGGATGAGGCGGC
This portion of the Homoserinimonas aerilata genome encodes:
- a CDS encoding NAD(P)-binding domain-containing protein; protein product: MTSDRSHVSVVVIGAGQAGLSVSYYLQRLGLEAGSGFVVLDRGPGSGGAWQSRWEALRIGVAHRINDLPGMDELGLSFETADRSAPARDVVADYYEQYERHYNIPVVRPISVRRVFNDGVALVVEYADGADNLHQVETDAVVNATGTWGSPFVPWYAGMNRFEGEQLNTTEYVSAQDYEGRRVLVVGGGTSAIGFLMELENVASELAWASRRPIEFLDEGELNLEDGRRAVAAQDEAAREGRALPSIVSGTGVPRTRRIQSAIERGLLVPKPIFEAIEPDGVRWEDGSFQAFDVILWATGFRPELRHLAPLKLREKEGGVSVGNGSSWKDPRIFFAGYGPQASTIGANRAGRTIARQVMAQLSTF
- a CDS encoding DUF3073 domain-containing protein — protein: MGRGRQKAKHTKVARELKYFSPDTNYDALARELTSAESAAVDAERLEEDLGKWPEFSSDSGETRTA